From Deinococcus humi, the proteins below share one genomic window:
- the pilM gene encoding type IV pilus assembly protein PilM, which translates to MSSFVQRLLNPRPAALGVEIGTSAIKVVSLRAGSPPSLLHAIMTPTPIGSMQDGLVVEPQAVATELRNLLAEHRITTRYAVTAVPNQSAVTRNIMVPKMDRKDLQEAIKWEAERYIPYPINDVSLDFDILDDPATIPEDGQLEVVIAAAPSEAVARQIEVLRLAGLEPTVIDLKSFATLRALRGNLLGEHLTKSTLTGSNYTESGEVALVMEIGASSSVINLVRGDRVLMARNINVAADDFTTALQKSFDLDFSAAEDVKLGYATATTPTEDEEDLLNFDMAREQYSPARVFEVVRPVLGDLITEIRRSLEFYRVQSGDVVIDRTFLAGGGAKLRGLAAAISDALGFRVEIASPWLTVQTDQAGVDTGYLQTNAPEFTVPLGLALRGVGSRG; encoded by the coding sequence ATGTCTAGTTTCGTACAACGTCTGCTCAACCCGCGTCCCGCTGCGCTCGGGGTGGAAATCGGCACCAGCGCCATCAAGGTGGTGTCGCTGCGGGCCGGTTCGCCGCCCTCGTTGCTGCACGCCATCATGACGCCCACACCCATTGGCAGCATGCAGGACGGTCTGGTCGTTGAACCCCAGGCGGTCGCCACCGAACTGCGCAACCTGCTGGCCGAACACCGCATCACCACCCGTTACGCCGTGACCGCCGTGCCCAACCAGTCGGCGGTCACGCGCAACATCATGGTGCCCAAGATGGACCGCAAGGACCTTCAGGAAGCCATCAAGTGGGAGGCCGAGCGCTACATCCCGTATCCGATCAACGATGTCAGCCTGGATTTCGACATTCTCGATGATCCGGCCACCATTCCGGAGGACGGCCAGCTGGAAGTGGTAATCGCCGCCGCCCCCAGCGAAGCCGTGGCGCGGCAGATCGAAGTGCTGCGACTGGCGGGGCTGGAACCCACCGTGATCGACCTGAAGAGCTTCGCGACCCTGCGCGCCCTACGCGGGAACCTGCTGGGCGAACACCTGACCAAGAGCACCCTGACCGGCAGCAACTACACGGAATCCGGCGAGGTGGCCCTGGTGATGGAGATCGGCGCGAGCAGCTCGGTGATCAATCTGGTGCGTGGGGACCGGGTGCTGATGGCCCGCAACATCAATGTGGCCGCCGACGACTTCACCACGGCGCTGCAAAAGTCTTTTGATCTGGACTTCAGCGCCGCCGAGGACGTCAAGCTGGGCTACGCCACAGCGACCACCCCCACCGAGGACGAGGAAGACCTGCTGAACTTCGACATGGCCCGCGAACAGTACAGCCCGGCCCGCGTGTTCGAGGTGGTGCGTCCGGTGCTGGGCGACCTGATTACCGAGATCCGCCGCTCGCTGGAGTTCTACCGGGTCCAGAGCGGTGACGTGGTCATTGACCGGACCTTCCTGGCGGGGGGCGGCGCGAAACTACGCGGGCTGGCAGCAGCCATCAGTGACGCGCTGGGCTTCCGGGTGGAAATCGCCAGTCCCTGGCTGACCGTGCAGACCGATCAGGCGGGCGTGGATACCGGTTACCTCCAGACCAACGCGCCTGAGTTCACCGTGCCGCTGGGCCTGGCGCTCCGGGGGGTGGGCAGCCGTGGTTGA
- a CDS encoding acetamidase/formamidase family protein: protein MADHHLSAESIHTVWDRTLPPALKVSPGDSVTFDTLDASDGGVARRVVAGELTAPADLEALIHADAFPARNAPRGHPLTGPIFVEGAQPGDTLSIDLLEVRPAAWGWTACRPDGIGLLDAVLAGEGLQPYTHFWDLRAGSHTDFLPGIRLPLASFPGVIGVAPAANGPHPTAPPRQVGGNMDIRQLVVGSTLYLPVEVPGALLSVGDLHAAQGDGELSGTGIEMAGQITLRVGLEKAAGLTTPEFVTPTHGGSSQRWHATTGHDPDLMTAARIALRALLRRLTARGLSLEQAYVLSSACVDLKISQVVDAPNYTVSAFLPLDIFVD, encoded by the coding sequence ATGGCTGACCATCACCTGAGTGCCGAATCCATCCACACCGTCTGGGACCGCACGCTCCCGCCCGCACTGAAGGTGTCGCCCGGTGACAGCGTTACCTTCGACACCCTGGACGCCTCGGACGGTGGGGTGGCGCGGCGGGTGGTGGCGGGGGAGCTGACGGCCCCCGCTGATCTGGAGGCCCTGATCCACGCCGATGCGTTTCCTGCGCGGAATGCGCCGCGCGGCCACCCGTTAACTGGCCCCATCTTCGTGGAAGGCGCACAACCCGGTGACACCCTGAGTATTGACCTGCTGGAGGTCAGGCCCGCCGCCTGGGGCTGGACGGCCTGTCGCCCCGATGGAATCGGGCTGCTGGACGCCGTGCTGGCTGGTGAGGGCCTGCAACCTTACACGCATTTCTGGGATCTGCGGGCAGGCAGTCACACGGATTTTTTGCCGGGGATTCGACTGCCGCTGGCCTCCTTTCCCGGTGTGATTGGGGTTGCGCCCGCTGCGAACGGTCCCCATCCCACCGCGCCACCCCGCCAGGTGGGCGGGAATATGGATATCCGGCAACTGGTGGTGGGCAGCACGCTGTATCTGCCGGTAGAGGTGCCCGGTGCGCTCCTGTCAGTGGGAGACCTGCATGCCGCTCAGGGGGACGGAGAACTGTCCGGTACGGGCATCGAGATGGCCGGGCAGATCACGCTGCGCGTCGGTCTGGAGAAAGCGGCTGGCCTGACCACGCCTGAGTTCGTCACCCCCACGCATGGCGGCAGCAGCCAGCGGTGGCACGCCACCACGGGCCACGATCCGGACCTGATGACCGCTGCCCGCATCGCCTTGCGTGCGCTGCTGCGGCGGTTGACGGCGCGCGGCCTGAGCCTGGAGCAGGCGTATGTGCTGTCGAGCGCTTGCGTCGACTTGAAGATCAGTCAGGTGGTGGACGCACCCAACTACACCGTCAGCGCCTTCCTGCCGCTGGATATCTTTGTGGACTGA
- the murF gene encoding UDP-N-acetylmuramoyl-tripeptide--D-alanyl-D-alanine ligase has product MPNPHAPLPFSATVHPEARPAQRLTWDSREAGPEVAFVALPGETMHGNRFVEAALEAGAPFVLTDLDVPRAVRVPEAWAALRAWAKAERAKNVRVIGITGSAGKTTAKAYAAAALNAHFMPVFNTQPAIACFLIEFGASDRPLVVEMGIDRPGEMAELVELVRPDVGVVTAIGPAHLEQLGSIENIVREKGVILNGARGLVGAQAAPFYPGAESYGFGNVTHAGQGLEITPQGATFTFGGVNVQLPLAAQVQAEAAVLALLLAREAGVPLTEAARGLLDVSVPGGRYRVHQGRFTVIDDAYNASPVAVSAALGALHALPGRRISVLGRMLELGDTERALHAQVGQEARARADLTYGVGEFAAELGERVYGTVPELIAALLEEVKDGDVVLVKASRGISWTAEQRAQAGVGLDVVVDALLQFRDSASAD; this is encoded by the coding sequence ATGCCCAATCCACACGCCCCCCTCCCCTTTTCTGCCACCGTCCACCCGGAAGCCCGCCCCGCTCAGCGGCTGACCTGGGATTCGCGCGAGGCTGGCCCCGAGGTGGCCTTCGTCGCTCTGCCCGGTGAGACGATGCACGGCAACCGCTTCGTGGAGGCGGCGCTAGAGGCGGGTGCGCCCTTCGTGCTGACCGATCTGGACGTGCCCCGCGCCGTGCGCGTGCCCGAGGCCTGGGCTGCCCTGCGGGCCTGGGCAAAGGCTGAGCGGGCGAAAAACGTGCGGGTGATCGGCATCACGGGCAGCGCGGGCAAGACCACGGCCAAAGCGTACGCGGCAGCGGCGCTGAACGCTCATTTCATGCCAGTGTTCAACACGCAGCCCGCCATCGCCTGCTTTCTGATCGAGTTCGGGGCTTCGGATCGCCCGCTGGTGGTGGAAATGGGCATTGACCGACCCGGCGAGATGGCTGAACTGGTAGAGCTCGTTCGCCCGGACGTGGGTGTGGTCACCGCGATTGGCCCGGCGCATCTGGAACAGCTGGGCAGCATCGAGAACATCGTGCGCGAGAAGGGCGTCATCCTGAACGGAGCACGTGGACTGGTGGGCGCACAGGCCGCGCCGTTCTACCCTGGGGCGGAGAGCTACGGCTTCGGGAATGTGACGCACGCAGGTCAGGGCCTGGAGATCACGCCGCAGGGAGCCACCTTCACCTTTGGTGGCGTCAACGTCCAGCTTCCCCTGGCCGCCCAGGTTCAGGCCGAGGCGGCCGTGCTGGCGCTGCTGCTGGCGCGGGAAGCGGGGGTGCCACTTACGGAAGCGGCCAGGGGACTCCTGGACGTCAGCGTGCCGGGGGGGCGCTACCGCGTCCACCAGGGCCGCTTCACGGTCATTGACGATGCCTACAACGCCTCGCCTGTGGCGGTGTCCGCTGCGCTGGGTGCCCTGCACGCTCTGCCGGGCCGACGTATCAGCGTGCTGGGGCGCATGCTGGAGCTGGGCGACACCGAACGCGCCCTGCACGCCCAGGTGGGCCAGGAAGCGCGGGCCAGAGCCGACCTGACCTACGGCGTCGGTGAGTTTGCCGCTGAGCTGGGTGAGCGGGTTTACGGAACCGTGCCGGAACTGATCGCCGCCCTGCTGGAAGAGGTCAAGGACGGTGATGTGGTGCTGGTCAAGGCCAGCCGGGGCATCTCGTGGACGGCGGAGCAACGGGCGCAGGCGGGGGTGGGACTCGATGTCGTGGTGGACGCCCTCCTTCAGTTTCGAGACAGCGCCAGCGCAGACTGA